Sequence from the Cetobacterium ceti genome:
TGAGTTAATTTATCTACATTTCTATCTATGCGATTAACAGTTTTTTCTAATGCTTCTAATTTAAGCTCAAATTCTCTACGAGTTACATAATCTTTTTTAACTTCTTCTATTTCTTTTGTATTTCTTGCTATATCTCTTGTATTTTCTTTTGTAGTATTGTAAGTAATAAATGCTGCTGCTATAACACTACAAAGCAGAGGGGCTAAGACACTTTTTATAAACTGTTTATCCATAAAGTTCTCCTTAATTATTGTACTTGTGCTATTCCTGGCTTAGTTGAATTCATATGTTCATCTATTTTTATTGCTTCATCTTGACAGGCAATTATATATTTTTTTTTATATTCATCTAATTCTTTTTCCAGAGTTATATAATCTAGTCCTCCCGCCAAGCCGATCTCGTTAAGTTCCTTTATTTTTTCATTAACTTCAATCATTTTAGTCTTATAAAAATTTTGTTTTTCGTTAGAAGAAGCTAAATCAACAAAAGTTCTTTTATCAAAATCAAAAATCACTTTCACGCCTTCTGGCCTTTTAAATTCAATAAGTTCGTTATTTTCATATATATATATATTATTTAAATCTAAAAAATCATTTCTATCAATAAAAATACCTTTATCGTTTTTTTCTTTAGTGTAAGAAAAAACACTATTATTATCATCTAAATAAATGTACATTACGTCACCTCACATTAAGCTTTTATTATCGGTATTTCTAAATAACCACAAGTCCTTGAATAAGCACTAAATTCAGTTGGAGAATTCGTATAAATTGCATTGCTGTCACGTACGTTAACCACCCAATCATTCCAGAAATAGCCTCTATCACCACTATAACCTCTAGCAACTCCACAATACATAACTTGTTCAACTAAATTTCTATCTATTTTGTACCCTGGCACTAAAACGCTTACATCAAAAAGCACAGTATTTGAACTTAATCTAATTGACCCATTTTGACTGTCTGACATATATCCTATGTTCAGCCAAACTTTTAATGTATTCCCAACTTTCTTATGTCTTACTTTTAAAGCTCCGTAAACCGCATACGAAACATTTACTTCAATAGGTATGTTTCCGGTTTCCCCTGGTAATAAAGTTGCGAAACCGTTATTAGAACCGTTTTTATTACGTGTAATAAAATCCAAACCGCCACTAGAGTTAGCCTCTATAATTTTTTGAAAAGTTTCATTCGGTTGGGACGTAGAGTTTAGTTTTACGGAAGGATAACTCGTTCTCTCTATTGTAAGTGTCCCCGTCATAGTATCGCCTGCTTTAGAAACTTTCATATCCATTTCTTCTTTTAAACTTATCCAATCTGTCCACGAAGCTCCATTAAAAACCCTTTCACAAGTTTTAAAATTAGCACCAACGTTTATATATTTTTGATAAATATGAATGCCATACGTTCTAAAAACAAGTAGCATTCCCGCTTGTGATCCCGACGGATAATTTTTATCAGTTGTCCCAAAGCTTGTTGGTATTTTGTAGAGCGTTACAGAATCATCATTTCCTCCTTTTAAATCATTTAAATTATCACTTTCCCTCACAATTATAAAATTTAATTTTGTTGCATCTAGTTTTCCAAGTCCAAATTCATATACTCCTTTTGCAGAAATTAATTTCTGTCCATCATTTTCAACAATGTCTGTTTTTTCAAGATTAAAACCACTATTTTTCGGGAACTTATCCTCTTTTCTTGATATATCTACTCTTAAAGCTTCTTTAGCTTTATTAATAGCATTTGTAAAAGTTGTTGTTAAATTGTTAACTAAATTTAAAGCTCCCTTGGCAGTGAATAGTTTGTTACTATTATTTTCCGTTAAATCTGTTTTTTCGAGGTTCCAACCTGAATTTTTACTAAATGAATTTTCTTTTCCATTTATTAAAGACGTCAAAGAAGTTTTTGCTGATTCTATTAAATTAAATAATGTTTGCCCTGTTCCTCCATAGCCACCGTGAGCTAATTTAGTTCCTATTGCAGTTTCTAGAGTCCCTCTTATATTATTCATAAGAGTTGTATAGTTAGTAACTAACCAATTTTTTAAATTTAAAGCTCCTAATGCTGTAAAAATTTTATTTGTATCATTTTCTGTTAAATCTGTTTTTTCAAGATTCCAACCAGAATTTTTGGGAAATTTATCTTCTTTTTTATTTAATCCCTCTTCGAGATCATATACAGTTGCATAAACAACACTTTTATCAATTATTGCATTTACTTGTACTGTACTTCCAACCCCAACATAAATATCTCTTGTTCGTTCAATTACATTTCCAGAATTTCCAGGTGGAAAATTTTCTCCAAGCCCATCATTAACATATGCAAATAAAATTTCTGAAGTTTCATCTGTTTTTGCAAATATCCCAACCTCTTTTAGAATAACTTCGTGAGGAAAATCTGCATTTGTAAAACTGGATCTAATTCTAACTATACCTGAATTATTTCGTGCAATAGATGTTATTGGAATTTCTTTATAAAATTGAATTATATCGTTAAGTTTTTTAGCTTCATCAAAAGAATTAACATTCC
This genomic interval carries:
- a CDS encoding pyocin knob domain-containing protein, which gives rise to MNTNGAIITNAGLELISHALANNKNISFTKTKLGKGNVNSFDEAKKLNDIIQFYKEIPITSIARNNSGIVRIRSSFTNADFPHEVILKEVGIFAKTDETSEILFAYVNDGLGENFPPGNSGNVIERTRDIYVGVGSTVQVNAIIDKSVVYATVYDLEEGLNKKEDKFPKNSGWNLEKTDLTENDTNKIFTALGALNLKNWLVTNYTTLMNNIRGTLETAIGTKLAHGGYGGTGQTLFNLIESAKTSLTSLINGKENSFSKNSGWNLEKTDLTENNSNKLFTAKGALNLVNNLTTTFTNAINKAKEALRVDISRKEDKFPKNSGFNLEKTDIVENDGQKLISAKGVYEFGLGKLDATKLNFIIVRESDNLNDLKGGNDDSVTLYKIPTSFGTTDKNYPSGSQAGMLLVFRTYGIHIYQKYINVGANFKTCERVFNGASWTDWISLKEEMDMKVSKAGDTMTGTLTIERTSYPSVKLNSTSQPNETFQKIIEANSSGGLDFITRNKNGSNNGFATLLPGETGNIPIEVNVSYAVYGALKVRHKKVGNTLKVWLNIGYMSDSQNGSIRLSSNTVLFDVSVLVPGYKIDRNLVEQVMYCGVARGYSGDRGYFWNDWVVNVRDSNAIYTNSPTEFSAYSRTCGYLEIPIIKA